The following proteins come from a genomic window of Gammaproteobacteria bacterium:
- a CDS encoding IclR family transcriptional regulator: MKEKATSSIQVIDRMAQLLDAIAQGHGPVSLKILSAETGLHPSTAHRILAALGEHGLVERTEAGQYRLGIKLLGLASRVEQRVDLKREALPIMEWLRSELGETVNLTVRDGDEVVYVERVSSHKMIRVEQVIGGHAPLHVTAVGKLFLAFDGKAACLAYAQRTHLPAYTATTLTQPEQLWDEAACSLERGYSLDNEEAETGVGCIGVPVLDASGKMVAGLSVSAPIARRGDEWIAVTITAGKRLSARLGYFGGES, encoded by the coding sequence ATGAAAGAAAAAGCCACCAGCTCCATTCAAGTCATAGACCGCATGGCCCAACTGCTGGACGCCATCGCCCAAGGGCATGGCCCCGTCAGCCTGAAAATCCTCTCCGCCGAAACCGGGCTACACCCCTCCACAGCCCACCGCATTCTGGCGGCATTAGGCGAGCACGGGTTGGTGGAGCGCACCGAGGCCGGCCAATACCGGTTGGGCATCAAATTGCTCGGCCTTGCCAGCCGGGTGGAACAACGCGTGGATCTTAAACGAGAGGCATTGCCGATCATGGAATGGCTGCGCAGCGAACTGGGTGAGACAGTAAACCTCACCGTGCGCGACGGCGATGAAGTAGTCTACGTGGAACGTGTCTCCAGCCACAAAATGATCCGCGTCGAACAAGTCATCGGTGGCCATGCCCCGCTGCATGTCACGGCAGTGGGCAAGCTGTTTCTTGCATTCGACGGCAAAGCCGCTTGTCTGGCCTATGCTCAGCGCACCCATCTTCCTGCCTACACCGCCACCACCCTCACCCAGCCCGAGCAGCTCTGGGACGAGGCGGCGTGCTCATTGGAGCGGGGATATTCTCTTGATAACGAAGAGGCCGAAACCGGCGTCGGTTGTATTGGCGTGCCGGTACTGGACGCCAGCGGAAAAATGGTCGCAGGTCTATCGGTCTCCGCGCCCATTGCGCGGCGCGGTGACGAATGGATAGCGGTGACGATTACCGCCGGCAAGCGGCTCTCCGCACGGCTGGGTTATTTTGGCGGGGAATCATGA